The following are from one region of the Anabas testudineus chromosome 2, fAnaTes1.2, whole genome shotgun sequence genome:
- the si:ch211-217a12.1 gene encoding alanine aminotransferase 2-like — MSQPAVNGVSCVGKVLTLDNMNPNVRKVEYAVRGPIVQRAMQIERELKQGVKKPFTEVIKANIGDAHAMGQKPITFFRQVLALCSYPELLEDNNFPEDAKKRAQRILDSCGGHSIGAYSTSQGIECVRQDVARYIERRDGGIPSNPDNIYLSTGASDAIVTILKLLTCGEGHTRTGVMIPIPQYPLYSATVADQGAVQISYYLDEDRCWSLDVQELRRALDAAKQHCNPRVLCIINPGNPTGQVQSRQCIEDVIRFAKEEHLFLMADEVYQDNVYAEGSKFHSFKKVLFDMGPEYSSTVEMASFHSTSKCYMGECGFRGGYMEVINMDPEVKAQLTKLVSVRLCPPVPGQALLDLVVNPPQPDEPSYTSFMKERTDVLAALAEKARLTEEIFNTVPGITCNPVQGAMYTFPRITLPQKAIIKAKEEGQEPDMFYCMRLLEEKGICLVPGSGFGQKEGTFHFRMTILPPTDKLKIVLERICEFHQWFTQEFS, encoded by the exons ATGTCCCAGCCGGCGGTGAACGGGGTGTCCTGCGTGGGCAAGGTGTTGACTCTGGACAACATGAACCCCAACGTCAGGAAGGTCGAGTACGCGGTGCGGGGTCCAATAGTGCAGCGGGCGATGCAGATAGAGAGGGAGCTGAAACAG GGAGTCAAGAAACCTTTCACAGAAGTCATCAAGGCAAACATAGGCGACGCCCATGCAATGGGTCAGAAGCCGATCACATTTTTCAGACAG gTCTTGGCTCTGTGTTCTTACCCTGAACTCCTGGAAGACAATAACTTTCCAGAGGATGCCAAAAAAAGAGCTCAGCGTATACTTGACTCCTGTGGAGGCCACAGCATAG GGGCCTACAGTACCAGCCAGGGGATCGAGTGTGTCCGTCAGGATGTGGCGCGCTAcatagagaggagagatggtgGAATCCCTTCCAACCCCGACAACATCTACCTCTCCACGGGGGCCAGTGATGCCATCGTG ACCATTCTGAAGTTGCTGACATGCGGTGAGGGTCATACTCGTACAGGGGTGATGATCCCCATCCCCCAGTACCCTCTCTATTCAGCCACTGTGGCAGACCAGGGCGCCGTGCAGATCAGTTACTACCTGGACGAGGACAGGTGTTGGAGTCTGGATGTCCAAGAACTCAGGAGAGCACTCGATGCAGCCAAGCAGCACTGCAATCCTCGTGTCCTCTGCATCATCAACCCAGGAAACCCCACTG GTCAAGTCCAGAGCAGACAGTGCATCGAAGACGTGATCCGATTTGCCAAAGAGGAACATCTCTTCCTAATGGCTGATGAA GTCTACCAGGATAATGTGTATGCAGAAGGCTCCAAGTTTCACTCCTtcaaaaaggttttgtttgatATGGGACCAGAGTACTCCAGCACAGTGGAGATGGCCTCCTTCCACTCCACATCCAAATGCTACATGGGAGA GTGTGGTTTCCGTGGAGGCTACATGGAGGTGATTAACATGGACCCAGAGGTGAAGGCCCAACTCACCAAACTAGTGTCGGTGCGTCTGTGCCCCCCTGTTCCTGGACAGGCTCTTCTGGATCTGGTGGTCAACCCCCCGCAGCCCGATGAGCCTTCCTACACCTCATTTATGAAG GAGCGGACAGATGTGCTAGCAGCTTTGGCAGAGAAGGCCAGGCTAACAGAAGAGATCTTCAACACAGTACCTGGTATCACCTGTAACCCAGTCCAGGGGGCCATGTACACCTTCCCCCGTATCACTTTACCTCAGAAGGCCATTATCAAGGCCAAG GAGGAAGGCCAGGAACCAGACATGTTCTACTGTATgaggctgctggaggagaagggGATCTGCCTGGTGCCAGGAAGTGGCTTCGGTCAGAAAGAGGGAACCTTCCACTTCAG GATGACCATCTTGCCTCCCACTGATAAGCTGAAAATTGTGCTGGAGAGGATCTGCGAGTTCCACCAGTGGTTCACTCAGGAGTTTTCTTAA
- the pdia4 gene encoding protein disulfide-isomerase A4 has translation MRKIALLLIVLLGVAHFATVSRCEDDATEEEKEGVDEEDSDDEEDDDDEDDDTEVKEENGVLVLNDKNFDTFIEGKDTVLVEFYAPWCGHCKQFAPEYEKIAQALKENDPPIPVAKVDATVATQVASKFDVSGYPTIKILKKGEPVDYDGDRTEKAIVERVKEVAQPDWKPPPEATLVLTTDNFDETVNNADIILVEFYAPWCGHCKRLAPEYEKAAKELSERSPPIPLAKVDATVENEIASRFGVTGYPTLKIFRKGKVFDYNGPREKYGIVDYMAEQAGPPSKQVQAVKQVQELIKDGDDAVIVGVFSSEEDPAYESYIEACNALREDFTFRHSFSSEVAKLLKASPGQIVIVQPEKFRSKYEPALHTLTVKDSTSVSEVQEFFKKHAIPLVGHRKPSNDAKRYTKRPLVVAYYGVDFSFDYRKATQFWRSKVLEVAKEFPEYTFAIADEEDYADELKSLGLSESGEEVNVGILADGGKKFAMEPEEFDSEVLRDFVIAFKKGKLKPIIKSQPVPKNNKGPVKVVVGKTFDEIVMDTQKDVLIEFYAPWCGHCKKLEPDYLALGKKYKGEKNLVIAKMDTTANDVPNENYKVEGFPTIYFAPSNSKQSPVKFEGGDRTVEGLSKFLEKHATKLSQERDEL, from the exons ATGAGGAAGATTGCTCTGCTGCTTATTGTGCTGCTCGGTGTTGCACATTTCGCAACTGTCAGCAGATGTGAAGATG ATGccacagaagaggagaaagagggggtTGATGAAGAGgacagtgatgatgaggaggatgacgatgatgaagatgatgacacagaagtgaaagaagaaaacgGGGTGCTGGTCCTCAACGACAAAAACTTTGACACTTTCATCGAGGGGAAAGACACAGTTTTAGTGGAGTTCTATGCTCCTTG GTGTGGCCACTGCAAACAGTTTGCACCAGAGTATGAAAAAATTGCCCAAGCTCTAAAAGAGAATGACCCCCCTATACCTGTGGCCAAAGTGGATGCAACAGTAGCCACACAGGTAGCCAGCAAGTTTGACGTGTCGGGCTATCCCACCATCAAGATCCTTAAGAAGGGGGAGCCTGTGGACTACGATGGAGACAGGACCGAGAAGG CCATTGTGGAGCGGGTCAAAGAGGTGGCTCAGCCAGACTGGAAGCCCCCTCCTGAGGCTACACTGGTGCTGACCACAGACAACTTTGACGAGACAGTTAACAACGCAGACATCATCCTGGTGGAGTTCTACGCACCATG GTGCGGACATTGTAAGCGTTTGGCTCCAGAGTACGAGAAGGCAGCCAAGGAGCTGAGTGAGCGCTCTCCTCCCATTCCTCTGGCCAAGGTGGACGCCACTGTGGAGAATGAAATTGCCTCACGCTTTGGAGTGACAGGCTATCCCACCCTGAAGATCTTCAGGAAGGGCAAAGTGTTTGACTACAACGGACCCAGAGAGAAGTATG GCATCGTTGACTACATGGCTGAGCAGGCAGGGCCTCCCTCCAAACAGGTCCAGGCTGTCAAACAGGTGCAGGAGCTCATCAAGGATGGTGATGATGCTGTCATAGTTGGTGTGTTCTCCAGCGAAGAGGACCCGGCATATGAGAGCTACATTGAGGCTT GTAACGCACTGAGGGAGGACTTCACCTTCCGCCACTCCTTCAGCTCTGAAGTAGCCAAACTGCTCAAAGCGTCTCCTGGTCAGATTGTCATTGTTCAGCCTGAAAAGTTCCGCTCCAAATATGAGCCAGCGTTGCACACGCTCACAGTGaag GACTCTACATCGGTGTCAGAAGTGCAGGAGTTCTTCAAGAAACATGCCATTCCTCTGGTTGGCCACAGGAAACCAAGCAATGATGCTAAGCGCTACACCAAGCGGCCCCTGGTGGTTGCATATTATGGAGTTGACTTCAGCTTTGACTACAGGAAAG CTACACAGTTTTGGAGGTCCAAGGTTCTGGAAGTTGCCAAAGAATTCCCAGAATACACATTTGCCATTGCTGATGAGGAGGACTACGCAGACGAGCTGAAGAGCCTGGGCCTGAGCGAGAGTGGAGAGGAAGTTAATGTGGGAATTCTGGCAGATGGAGGCAAAAAGTTTGCTATGGAGCCCGAGGAGTTTGATTCAGAGGTGCTGCGAGACTTTGTTATAGCTTTTAAGAAAG GGAAGCTGAAACCCATCATCAAGTCTCAACCAGTGCCAAAGAACAACAAAGGACCAGTTAAGGTTGTGGTGGGGAAGACTTTTGATGAGATCGTCATGGACACTCAGAAGGATGTCTTGATCGAGTTTTATGCTCCCTGGTGTGGCCATTGTAAGAAACTGGAGCCGGATTATTTGGCTCTGGGCAAAAAATACAAAGGGGAGAAGAATCTGGTGATTGCCAAGATGGACACCACAGCTAACGATGTGCCAAACGAGAACTACAAAGTGGAGGGCTTCCCTACGATATACTTTGCCCCAAGCAACAGCAAGCAGAGCCCTGTCAAATTTGAAGGTGGAGACCGAACAGTGGAGGGTCTTAGCAAGTTCTTGGAAAAGCACGCCACAAAGCTATCACAGGAGAGGGATGAACTTTGA